The genomic DNA CTGGTTCTGGTGTCATTACCTGTTCAACCTTAAATTCCGTAGGTGCGGCGCGCTGCCCGCTCACATGTTGCAGCAAGTCCCGTTCGGTGATGATTCCGACCAATTGTTCATCCTCATCAACGACGAGAACACACCCGCGTCCACTCTCCTGCATCATATCAATGACGATAGAGACAGGGGATCCAATGGGTACGGCAGCAGGTTGTTTGTAGTCCAATGTGCTAATGGGTAAAGACAGCGTTCTCGCGTCCATCGCATCTATTCCTTTAGTATAACGTTAAAAAACAGATTTCAGTTTCTTATTCTCTTACCTTAAAAAGGATACCACATTTTTTGCCGATTTGCAAAAATATTTTCAGCGAAAAATTCCCTCTGAATTTTGGAGTTTCGATTCCGATTTTTCCGGTATCTATACCGTCAACGTAACGGCACGTGAACTCGGTGAACCCCAACCCGGAACAACGATACTCCACCGACCTGCCGGTCCACCGGCCACCATGATTAGCAGCTCTTCTTCCGAGTATCGTTGGGTCGTGTCGGCGATATAGCGACGGATGTCAGCTTTGCTGAAGCCGTCCTCGGAAATTGTCTTTGCGTGTTCAACACCGATGACGAGAAGCGTTTCGCCGCTGCTGTTGCCGGGGGCAGCGATGTTCTCGGAGATCGTATTGAGGATACCTTCAGCGGTATTACTTCCGTGGTCGTTGACGGTTTGCGGACCCGCGGCGGCGAAAACCGTGACAGTACTATCGTCGGCTCGGAATCCACGGTCAACATGCATAGCACTCCAAGGACTTGCCTCCTCTTTTTCAGCGATGCAGCACGTGTATTTTCCTGCATGTCCAAACGCTGCACGATCGAGTTCACCGGGCAACGCGCCTCCGATATTTGTACAA from Candidatus Poribacteria bacterium includes the following:
- a CDS encoding CBS domain-containing protein — its product is MDARTLSLPISTLDYKQPAAVPIGSPVSIVIDMMQESGRGCVLVVDEDEQLVGIITERDLLQHVSGQRAAPTEFKVEQVMTPEPETLRASDPIAFALNLMHLGHFRHLPLCVWDDQGEAYPIGIISTRDILEHIAIFIEHQD